A single region of the Ornithodoros turicata isolate Travis unplaced genomic scaffold, ASM3712646v1 Chromosome25, whole genome shotgun sequence genome encodes:
- the LOC135373452 gene encoding uncharacterized protein LOC135373452 gives MPTLRSGTNTSPGTSAAAVTHEDPTVSLRLPPFWSQDPELWFAQVERQFDARHITAQTSRFGHAVSALPVEIAAEIRDLILSPPAQAPNDTLKHELLDRTALSIHRRLQQLLGAEELGDQKPSQLLRRMRQLTGSTPVDPAIMQELFLQRLPSDIRVVLTAAGEVSLDDLARLADRILDLRTTPSSSASHPICASRAAPLLHPSQPAALSIPESAVQPIATDLTATVNSLQCRVNRLTELVTGLTTLVVNATTTRHRSPSPFRFRGRQSRTRHYSPRRYRTPSPAQSPPSPFCWYHRTFGAHARQCKPPCSWAGNVSPST, from the coding sequence ATGCCTACCCTTCGATCTGGCACCAACACTTCGCCTGGCACTTCGGCCGCGGCCGTTACCCATGAAGACCCGACCGTTTCCCTCCGCCTCCCACCATTTTGGAGTCAAGACCCGGAACTTTGGTTTGCGCAGGTTGAGCGCCAATTCGACGCCCGGCATATCACAGCGCAGACGTCCAGATTTGGCCACGCCGTTAGCGCCCTTCCAGTCGAAATCGCTGCTGAAATCCGTGATCTCATTCTCAGTCCACCAGCGCAAGCTCCGAATGACACGCTAAAGCACGAGCTCCTTGATCGAACAGCGCTCTCCATCCATCGCCGCTTACAACAACTGCTGGGCGCAGAGGAACTTGGCGACCAAAAGCCTTCACAGTTACTTCGCCGTATGAGGCAGCTTACGGGAAGCACACCTGTTGACCCGGCAATTATGCAAGAACTATTTCTTCAGCGCCTTCCATCCGACATACGCGTTGTCCTCACGGCTGCTGGTGAGGTGTCGTTGGATGATCTTGCCCGCCTCGCCGACCGCATTCTCGACTTACGTACCACTCCATCTTCCTCGGCATCTCACCCAATCTGCGCTTCGCGCGCTGCACCTCTTCTCCATCCGTCTCAGCCAGCTGCCCTGTCCATCCCCGAATCCGCCGTTCAGCCTATCGCCACAGACCTCACGGCGACTGTCAACAGCCTCCAGTGCCGCGTAAATCGTCTGACTGAGTTAGTGACCGGCCTGACTACCCTTGTGGTAAATGCAACCACGACACGCCACCGCTCACCATCTCCCTTTCGCTTTCGTGGCCGTCAATCCCGCACTCGCCATTATTCGCCACGTCGATACCGCACGCCGTCACCAGCACAAAGTCCGCCATCGCCCTTCTGCTGGTATCACCGCACCTTTGGTGCGCACGCCCGCCAGTGCAAACCACCATGCTCGTGGGCGGGAAATGTTTCCCCCAGCACCTGA